From one Misgurnus anguillicaudatus chromosome 2, ASM2758022v2, whole genome shotgun sequence genomic stretch:
- the LOC129441652 gene encoding CD48 antigen-like, with protein LSVSSGSSAEDTVFVETGASVQLNIQREKLPDKFDEIFWQNEKSDTIMKYYNEFKRVKYYNDYKDRVDFNNKTFSLTLKNMKKTDSGVYRAKITGTSNRDVAVHRVSVIDAVKSPDLTVISYPSIDSCTVNFTCRAHDITLHSTYNNDNCSPEEVTSHEKFTLILICSNETIICNHSNPISWKTDMIDITQICKVHPEILEQQNNFITPIWMVVCIVVVLVVAVVVGFVFLSRCRKRNL; from the exons CTTTCTGTCTCCTCGGGGTCCAGCGCTGAAGACACTGTGTTTGTGGAGACAGGAGCTTCTGTTCAACTGAATATACAGAGAGAGAAACTACCTGACAAGTTTGATGAGATATTCTGGCAGAATGAAAAATCAGACACTATAATGAAATATTACAATGAATTTAAAAGAGTAAAATATTACAATGACTACAAGGACAGAGTGGATTTCAATAACAAAACCTTCTCTCTAACACTGAAGAACATGAAGAAGACAGACAGTGGAGTTTACAGAGCTAAAATAACTGGAACATCAAATAGAGATGTTGCAGTACACAGAGTATCTGTTATAG ATGCAGTGAAGTCTCCTGACCTGACTGTCATCTCTTACCCGAGCATTGACTCCTGTACTGTAAACTTCACATGTAGAGCTCATGACATCACACTTCACTCCACTTATAATAATGATAACTGCTCTCCAGAGGAAGTGACATCACATGAGAAGTTCACTCTCATCCTGATCTGTAGTAATGAAACCATCATCTGTAACCATAGCAACCCTATCAGCTGGAAAACAGACATGATAGACATTACACAGATTTGTAAAG TTCATCCAGAGATTCTAGAACAACAAAACAATTTCATCACTCCCATCTGGATGGTGGTCTGTATAGTGGTGGTGTTGGTGGTGGCAGTGGTGGTGGGGTTTGTGTTTTTGTCCCGCTGCAGGAAGAGAAACCTTTAA